The Caballeronia sp. TF1N1 genome includes a window with the following:
- a CDS encoding LysR family transcriptional regulator, which yields MNLRGLQCFIVLAEELNFSRAAERLHIAQPALSQQIRALEERLGSQLVDRGSRPLRLTEAGSYFYTEARQILDHCEQATQGVRAIDAGTHGWLSVGFTRSAMYSVLPPALKAFHAAYPKVELKLFEMLTEEQADALRDARIHIGIGRQAPERPGCTRRILLHERVMAVLPVDHALAARDSVRVDDLATSPLIVYPKHPAAQFPRFIATLYRDAGITPIVGHEAYEIQTAIALVAAGLGVTYVGESVARHGRADVVCKHLTGPGASQITSLTASFREDDSSPHLQAFLACLPNEAHADSAL from the coding sequence ATGAATCTACGGGGACTGCAATGCTTTATCGTGCTAGCTGAAGAACTGAACTTCAGCCGCGCGGCCGAGCGTTTGCATATCGCGCAGCCTGCGTTAAGCCAGCAGATTCGCGCGCTAGAGGAACGCCTTGGCAGTCAGCTCGTCGATCGTGGAAGCCGTCCCTTGCGGCTTACCGAAGCGGGCAGTTATTTTTATACCGAAGCGCGCCAGATTCTCGACCATTGCGAACAAGCGACGCAAGGCGTGCGGGCGATCGATGCTGGCACGCATGGCTGGCTCTCCGTCGGCTTTACGCGTTCGGCGATGTACAGCGTCTTACCGCCCGCGTTGAAGGCCTTCCATGCGGCTTATCCGAAGGTCGAACTCAAGCTCTTCGAGATGCTCACCGAGGAGCAAGCCGATGCACTGCGCGATGCACGCATTCATATCGGCATTGGCAGACAAGCACCCGAACGTCCTGGCTGCACGAGACGCATCCTGCTGCATGAGCGCGTGATGGCGGTTCTGCCCGTCGATCATGCGCTTGCCGCACGTGACAGCGTGCGCGTGGATGACCTCGCGACATCGCCGCTCATTGTCTATCCGAAGCATCCGGCTGCGCAGTTTCCGCGCTTCATCGCCACGCTCTATCGCGACGCCGGCATCACGCCCATTGTCGGACATGAAGCCTACGAGATACAGACCGCGATTGCACTCGTGGCCGCGGGCCTTGGCGTAACGTATGTCGGTGAATCGGTGGCGCGGCATGGGCGCGCCGATGTCGTCTGCAAGCATCTCACGGGACCGGGCGCGAGTCAGATCACATCGTTGACAGCGAGCTTTCGTGAAGATGACAGCTCGCCGCATCTGCAAGCGTTTCTCGCTTGCCTGCCGAACGAAGCTCACGCTGACAGCGCGCTATAA
- a CDS encoding LysR substrate-binding domain-containing protein, producing MRFDLTDMRLFLTVIERGSITAGAQAMHLALASASERIAGMESALGASLFERNRRGVQTTAAGDAFARHARMILAQVEQMRGELRTYATGLKGRIRLLSNTAALAAFLPPRLARFLAAYPDLSIDLDERPSADIVQAIAEGRADLGIVADFTDLGNLQTHLVAEDQLVVMMNRAHRMANQHAVAFAEIVGDAYVGLADAALEMHLAERASRLGRQLEYRIHMRSIDNVAMLVEAGIGLAILSQASAELVRRPGLAVVPLSEPWATRRLHLCARAFDALTPHASLLAQQLMLHT from the coding sequence ATGCGCTTCGACCTGACCGACATGCGGCTTTTTCTGACCGTGATCGAGCGTGGCAGCATTACGGCGGGCGCGCAGGCCATGCATCTCGCGCTGGCATCGGCGAGTGAGCGCATCGCGGGCATGGAGTCCGCGCTCGGCGCGTCACTCTTCGAACGCAATCGACGCGGCGTGCAGACCACTGCCGCAGGCGATGCCTTCGCGCGCCATGCACGGATGATCCTTGCTCAAGTCGAGCAGATGCGCGGCGAGTTGCGCACTTATGCAACAGGTCTCAAAGGACGCATCAGGTTGCTGTCGAATACCGCTGCGCTCGCGGCGTTTCTGCCGCCGCGGCTTGCGCGCTTCCTTGCGGCTTATCCCGATCTTTCCATCGATCTCGATGAACGGCCTAGCGCCGACATCGTGCAAGCCATAGCGGAAGGACGTGCGGATCTGGGCATCGTCGCGGACTTCACGGACCTCGGCAATCTGCAGACGCATCTCGTGGCGGAAGATCAGCTTGTGGTGATGATGAATCGTGCGCATCGCATGGCGAATCAGCACGCAGTGGCCTTTGCGGAGATTGTCGGCGATGCATATGTCGGTCTTGCCGACGCCGCGCTCGAAATGCATCTCGCCGAACGCGCGTCGCGGCTCGGACGCCAGCTTGAATACCGCATTCATATGCGCAGTATCGACAACGTGGCGATGCTAGTGGAAGCGGGCATTGGCTTGGCGATTCTGTCGCAAGCATCCGCAGAGCTCGTTCGAAGGCCGGGTCTTGCCGTCGTGCCGCTTTCCGAACCGTGGGCAACGCGGCGCCTGCATCTGTGCGCACGCGCCTTCGATGCGCTCACGCCGCACGCGTCACTTCTCGCGCAGCAACTGATGTTGCATACGTAA